The following proteins are encoded in a genomic region of Oryza brachyantha chromosome 11, ObraRS2, whole genome shotgun sequence:
- the LOC102707252 gene encoding probable LRR receptor-like serine/threonine-protein kinase At3g47570, which yields MKVTTAAGAGHFLLLFFASISHSPICSSFGNDTDRLSLLQFKNAITLDPHQSLVSWNDSHHFCSWKGVSCSSKNPPRVTAIDLADQGLVGHITPSLGNLTFLRYLDLSTNRLAGQVPASLGRLRRLRRLHLSNNTLQGIIPSFANCSHLRELWLDSNELVGRIPEDLPLGLEELDLSINNLSGTIPSTAANITALRYFACAFNAIDGGIPGELAALRGTETLAVDVNRMSGGFPEAILNMSALTVLGLASNHFSGELPSAIGSSLPNLQALAIDINFFHGEIPSSLANASNLIKVDLSRNNFIGVVPASIGKPANLTWLNLEMNQLHARSKQDWEFMDSLANCTQLQVLSLMGNQMEGYVPSSLGNFSVQLQRLQLGLNKLSGNFPSGIANLPNLISLGLEYNRFTGSVPRWLGGLKKLQVLSLYDNSFTGHVPTSLSNLSHLTELLLDSNQFIGNIPSSFGNLQFLRNINISNNNLHGNLPKKIFMIPTISQVLLSFNNLSGELPTEVGNARQLMYLQLSSNNLSGDIPSTLGNCENLQDVELDQNNFTGGIPTSFSKLISLKFLDLSHNKLSGSIPVSLGDLQLLNQIDLSFNHLTGQVPTKGIFKNSTAMQIDGNIGLCGGAPELHLPECPSTTSNKSKHKLYVQLKLVIPLASMVTFAIVILILFMIWKGNRRTNSMSLPSFGREIPKVSYRDLARATNGFSTSNLIGKGSYSSVYRGQLFQDINVVAIKVFSLETRGAQKSFIAECNALRNVRHRNLVPILTACSSIDSSGNDFKALVYKYMPRGDLHKLLYSTPRDERSSDLCYISLAQRLSIAVDVSDALAYLHHSHEGTIVHCDLKPSNILLDDDMTALVGDFGLAKFKTDSRTSFDNSNSATNGTIGYVAPECATGGHVSTAADVYSFGVVLLEIFIRRRPTDDIFKDGLSIAKYAEINIPEKMLQIVDPQLAQELSLSQEDPVTVDGTAAHCLLSVLNIGLCCTKSAPNERITMQEVAARLHTIRDSFLR from the exons ATGAAGGTCACCACTGCAGCTGGAGCTGGGCATTTCCTGTTGCTGTTCTTTGCCTCCATCTCGCACTCACCCATCTGCTCATCTTTCGGGAACGACACAGATCGGCTGTCGCTGCTGCAATTCAAGAACGCGATCACTCTCGATCCACACCAATCCCTCGTCTCCTGGAACGACAGCCATCACTTCTGCAGCTGGAAAGGTGTGTCGTGCAGCTCCAAGAATCCACCTCGGGTCACCGCCATTGATCTTGCAGATCAAGGTCTCGTAGGCCATATCACTCCTTCACTTGGGAACCTGACATTCCTCAGGTACCTCGACCTGTCGACGAACAGGCTCGCCGGACAGGTTCCGGCATCCCTCGGCCGCCTGCGCCGTCTCCGGCGTCTCCACCTCAGCAACAACACGCTGCAGGGGATCATACCGAGCTTCGCGAACTGCTCTCACCTCAGGGAGCTATGGCTGGACAGCAATGAGCTCGTCGGAAGAATCCCCGAAGACCTGCCTCTTGGCCTGGAGGAGCTGGACCTCTCGATCAACAATCTCTCCGGGACCATCCCTTCCACGGCCGCCAACATCACTGCGCTGAGGTACTTCGCCTGCGCGTTCAACGCCATCGACGGTGGCATCCCAGGCGAGCTCGCGGCGCTGCGCGGGACGGAGACGCTGGCCGTCGACGTCAACCGGATGTCAGGTGGGTTCCCAGAGGCGATCCTGAACATGTCGGCGCTCACCGTGCTCGGCCTCGCCTCCAACCATTTCAGCGGCGAGCTGCCGTCCGCCATCGGCAGCTCTCTTCCAAATCTCCAGGCGCTCGCTATTGACATCAACTTCTTTCATGGAGAAATTCCTTCTTCGTTGGCAAATGCTTCGAACCTGATCAAGGTCGATCTGTCTCGAAATAACTTCATCGGGGTGGTTCCTGCCTCCATTGGCAAGCCTGCCAACCTtacatggttgaatcttgagatgaatcagCTTCATGCTCGTAGCAAGCAAGACTGGGAGTTCATGGACAGCTTGGCCAACTGCACTCAGCTACAAGTATTGTCTCTAATGGGCAATCAGATGGAAGGATATGTACCAAGCTCATTAGGAAATTTTTCAGTTCAGCTTCAGCGTCTTCAGTTGGGACTGAATAAATTATCAGGGAATTTCCCTTCAGGCATTGCAAACCTCCCAAACCTGATAAGTCTTGGACTGGAGTACAACCGGTTTACAGGTTCTGTACCAAGATGGCTTGGAGGTCTGAAAAAATTGCAGGTGCTAAGCTTGTATGACAACAGTTTTACAGGGCATGTTCCCACATCCCTTTCTAATCTATCACATTTGACAGAGCTGCTTCTGGACTCAAATCAGTTTATTGGAAACATACCTTCAAGCTTTGGAAATCTTCAGTTCCTTAGAAATATCAACATTTCTAATAACAATCTTCATGGTAATTTGCCAAAGAAAATCTTCATGATTCCGACGATATCGCAGGTTCTGTTATCATTCAACAATCTCAGTGGAGAACTTCCTACAGAAGTAGGGAATGCCAGGCAGCTCATGTATTTGCAGCTTTCGTCCAATAATCTGTCTGGAGATATTCCTAGTACTTTGGGTAACTGTGAAAATCTTCAAGATGTTGAGCTAGACCAGAATAATTTTACTGGAGGTATTCCTACTTCGTTTAGCAAATTAATTAGCCTGAAATTTCTCGACCTGTCACACAATAAGTTAAGTGGATCGATACCAGTGTCACTTGGTGATCTTCAGCTTCTTAATCAGATAGATTTGTCATTCAACCATCTTACAGGTCAAGTCCCAACTAAAGGGATCTTCAAGAATTCAACAGCCATGCAAATTGATGGAAATATAGGGCTTTGTGGAGGTGCCCCAGAGTTACACCTACCTGAATGTCCTAGTACGACTtcaaataaaagtaaacacAAGCTATATGTACAACTGAAACTAGTGATCCCATTAGCCAGCATGGTGACATTTGCCATTGTGATATTGATCTTGTTTATGATCTGGAAGGGAAATCGAAGGACAAACTCAATGTCTTTGCCTTCATTCGGTAGAGAAATTCCCAAAGTTTCTTATAGGGATCTTGCCAGAGCAACTAACGGGTTCTCAACGTCCAATTTAATTGGCAAAGGGAGCTACAGTTCAGTATACCGAGGACAGCTTTTTCAAGACATAAACGTAGTTGCTATCAAGGTTTTCAGTCTAGAGACAAGGGGAGCACAAAAGAGCTTCATTGCAGAGTGTAATGCTTTGAGAAATGTGCGGCATCGCAATCTAGTTCCTATCTTAACGGCATGCTCAAGCATTGATTCGAGTGGAAATGACTTCAAAGCATTGGTATATAAATACATGCCACGAGGAGACTTGCATAAATTACTGTACTCAACTCCGCGTGATGAAAGATCTTCAGATCTGTGCTATATTTCACTGGCCCAAAGGTTAAGCATTGCAGTTGATGTGTCTGATGCATTGGCATATCTACACCACAGCCATGAAGGAACAATTGTTCATTGTGATCTGAAGCCTAGCAACATTCTTTTGGATGATGATATGACAGCTCTTGTTGGAGACTTTGGACTTGCGAAGTTCAAAACTGATTCCAGAACATCTTTCGATAACTCAAATTCTGCAACAAATGGCACCATAGGATATGTTGCTCCAG AATGTGCCACAGGTGGTCATGTTTCCACTGCTGCAGATGTGTACAGCTTTGGAGTTGTTCTCCTAGAGATATTCATAAGGAGGCGGCCAACAGATGACATATTCAAGGATGGATTGAGCATTGCAAAGTATGCAGAGATCAACATTCCCGAGAAGATGCTGCAAATTGTTGATCCTCAGCTAGCACAGGAGTTGAGCCTCTCCCAAGAAGATCCGGTGACTGTCGATGGAACTGCAGCACATTGCCTTCTTTCTGTACTGAACATTGGACTCTGCTGCACCAAGTCAGCCCCGAATGAGCGCATCACCATGCAGGAGGTGGCTGCCAGACTCCATACAATCAGGGATTCATTTCTCAGATGA